In Georgenia soli, a genomic segment contains:
- a CDS encoding glucose 1-dehydrogenase — protein sequence MVNSLFDITGKLAFVTGSSRGLGNALAVGLAQAGARVVLHGRDADALKKAQEHITAITGTPTPAVSFDVTDQAAVRDGVAALVAEHGVPDVLVNNAGIQRRAPFNDFDADDWDDIVAANLSSAFYVSQQVTRGMAERGSGKVINIGSVQSMLARQTIAPYSATKGGVVMLTKGMAADLARFNIQVNAISPGYFATEMNKALVEDEAFNSWVINRTPAQRWGRFEELVGTLVYLASDASSFVSGQNIFVDGGMTSVV from the coding sequence ATGGTCAACTCCCTCTTCGACATCACCGGCAAGCTGGCGTTCGTCACCGGCTCCTCCCGCGGGCTCGGCAACGCCCTCGCCGTCGGCCTGGCCCAGGCGGGCGCCCGGGTCGTGCTGCACGGCCGCGACGCGGACGCCCTGAAGAAGGCGCAGGAGCACATCACGGCCATCACCGGCACGCCGACGCCGGCCGTCTCCTTCGACGTCACCGACCAGGCCGCCGTCCGCGACGGCGTCGCCGCGCTGGTCGCCGAGCACGGCGTCCCGGACGTCCTCGTCAACAACGCCGGCATCCAGCGCCGCGCCCCGTTCAACGACTTCGACGCGGACGACTGGGACGACATCGTCGCCGCGAACCTCTCCAGCGCCTTCTACGTCTCGCAGCAGGTCACGCGCGGCATGGCCGAGCGCGGCTCCGGCAAGGTCATCAACATCGGGTCCGTGCAGTCGATGCTCGCCCGCCAGACCATCGCGCCCTACTCGGCCACCAAGGGCGGCGTCGTCATGCTGACCAAGGGCATGGCCGCCGACCTCGCCCGCTTCAACATCCAGGTCAACGCCATCTCCCCCGGGTACTTCGCCACCGAGATGAACAAGGCGCTGGTCGAGGACGAGGCGTTCAACAGCTGGGTGATCAACCGAACCCCCGCCCAGCGCTGGGGCAGGTTCGAGGAGCTCGTCGGCACGCTGGTCTACCTGGCCTCGGACGCCTCGAGCTTCGTCTCCGGCCAGAACATCTTCGTCGACGGCGGCATGACCTCGGTCGTCTGA
- a CDS encoding transporter substrate-binding domain-containing protein: MTARTIRAAALAAGAALFLAACGGGGGGSETPAGGGTGATGAAASFDLVKEGTLTACSEVPYPPFEVEDPSKPSGYGGFDIDLLQAIADNLGLKLAVADVSFDALQSGTTLVAGQCDVGASAITITDKRKANLDFTDPYYDSLQSLLVPADSDIKSIDDLAGKNVAVQQGTTGQAYATEHAPEANLSAFPGDGEMWPALQAGQVDAILQDLPVNVEHAKADKNYVIVQEFDTGEQYGYALAKGKNPELLKAINTQLKDLRDNGTYQKIYDSYFAASGS, translated from the coding sequence ATGACCGCTCGAACCATACGCGCCGCAGCCCTGGCGGCCGGTGCCGCCCTCTTCCTCGCCGCCTGCGGCGGTGGCGGTGGCGGCAGCGAGACCCCGGCGGGCGGTGGCACCGGCGCCACCGGCGCCGCCGCGAGCTTCGACCTCGTCAAGGAAGGCACCCTCACCGCCTGCTCCGAGGTGCCGTACCCGCCGTTCGAGGTCGAGGACCCCAGCAAGCCCAGCGGCTACGGCGGCTTCGACATCGACCTGCTGCAGGCGATCGCCGACAACCTCGGGCTCAAGCTCGCCGTCGCCGACGTCAGCTTCGACGCGCTGCAGTCCGGCACCACCCTCGTGGCCGGCCAGTGCGACGTCGGCGCCTCCGCCATCACGATCACGGACAAGCGCAAGGCCAACCTCGACTTCACGGACCCGTACTACGACTCCCTCCAGTCGCTGCTCGTCCCGGCCGACTCGGACATCAAGAGCATCGACGACCTCGCGGGCAAGAACGTGGCGGTCCAGCAGGGCACCACGGGCCAGGCCTACGCCACCGAGCACGCCCCGGAGGCGAACCTCTCCGCCTTCCCCGGCGACGGCGAGATGTGGCCCGCGCTGCAGGCCGGCCAGGTCGACGCGATCCTGCAGGACCTGCCCGTCAACGTCGAGCACGCGAAGGCGGACAAGAACTACGTCATCGTCCAGGAGTTCGACACCGGCGAGCAGTACGGGTACGCCCTCGCCAAGGGCAAGAACCCCGAGCTGCTCAAGGCGATCAACACCCAGCTGAAGGACCTGCGCGACAACGGCACCTACCAGAAGATCTACGACTCCTACTTCGCCGCCAGCGGCTCCTGA
- a CDS encoding bifunctional 4-hydroxy-2-oxoglutarate aldolase/2-dehydro-3-deoxy-phosphogluconate aldolase — MTDDVLGPGQVPADHAALLGRLAGLRLLPVVVLEDAAAAVPLASALVAGGLPVAEVTFRTPAAADAIRAMADSGLTDPDGAGLLVGAGTVVTPGQVDDAVAAGARFVVSPGLSRAVVERCAEHGVLVLPGTATATEVQAALTMGLRAVKFFPAATSGGPAAIRALAAPFPQMRFVPTGGITAADVGEYLALPAVLAAGGSWMVPASAVAAGNFAEVERLTAAAVAATRTAAS; from the coding sequence ATGACCGACGACGTCCTCGGCCCGGGGCAGGTTCCCGCCGACCACGCCGCGCTGCTGGGCCGGCTCGCCGGCCTGCGGCTGCTGCCCGTCGTCGTCCTGGAGGACGCCGCCGCCGCGGTGCCGCTGGCGTCCGCGCTGGTCGCGGGCGGCCTGCCGGTCGCGGAGGTGACCTTCCGGACCCCCGCGGCGGCGGACGCGATCCGCGCGATGGCCGACTCCGGCCTCACGGACCCCGACGGCGCCGGCCTCCTGGTCGGGGCCGGCACCGTCGTCACGCCGGGCCAGGTGGACGACGCCGTGGCCGCCGGGGCACGGTTCGTCGTCTCCCCCGGCCTGAGCCGCGCCGTCGTCGAGCGCTGCGCGGAGCACGGGGTGCTGGTGCTGCCCGGCACGGCGACGGCTACGGAGGTCCAGGCGGCCCTGACCATGGGGCTGCGCGCGGTGAAGTTCTTCCCCGCCGCGACCTCCGGCGGCCCCGCCGCCATCAGGGCCCTCGCCGCCCCGTTCCCGCAGATGCGGTTCGTCCCCACCGGGGGCATCACCGCGGCGGACGTCGGCGAGTACCTGGCCCTGCCCGCCGTCCTGGCGGCCGGCGGGTCCTGGATGGTGCCGGCCTCCGCCGTCGCCGCCGGGAACTTCGCCGAGGTCGAGCGGCTCACCGCGGCCGCGGTGGCGGCCACCCGGACGGCGGCGTCATGA
- a CDS encoding C-terminal binding protein: protein MRIVITDCDHASVDIERAVAGEAGAELVVAQGISPAEVIANAEGADGLVVQYAQITAAVMDALPNLKAVGRYGVGVDTVDVEAATARGVAVCNVPDYGTEAVSDHAIALALAVSRGLVALDRGTRAGRPNLAEVNPIFQVRGRTFGVLGFGAIGRATARKAAGVGYEVVVHDTAVEPGTLTEEGYEAVSLEELLRRSQVLSVHVPLVPATHHLLDATRLALLPEHAVVVNTSRGGVVDTDALVDALRSGHLLGAGLDVFETEPLPADHPLTELDRVVLTPHAGFYTEESYAELKRRTIQNVVDVVAGRRPRNILNPSVLGGTR from the coding sequence ATGAGGATCGTCATCACCGACTGCGACCACGCCTCGGTGGACATCGAGCGGGCCGTGGCCGGCGAGGCGGGGGCCGAGCTGGTCGTCGCCCAGGGCATCTCGCCCGCCGAGGTCATCGCGAACGCCGAGGGCGCCGACGGGCTCGTCGTCCAGTACGCGCAGATCACCGCCGCGGTGATGGACGCCCTGCCGAACCTGAAGGCGGTCGGCCGCTACGGCGTCGGGGTCGACACCGTCGACGTCGAGGCCGCCACGGCCCGCGGCGTCGCGGTGTGCAACGTGCCCGACTACGGCACCGAGGCGGTCTCGGACCACGCGATCGCCCTCGCCCTCGCCGTGAGCCGCGGGCTCGTGGCGCTGGACCGCGGCACCCGCGCCGGGCGCCCGAACCTGGCCGAGGTGAACCCCATCTTCCAGGTCCGCGGCCGCACGTTCGGCGTCCTCGGTTTCGGCGCGATCGGGCGGGCCACGGCCCGCAAGGCCGCCGGCGTCGGGTACGAGGTGGTCGTCCACGACACCGCCGTGGAGCCCGGCACCCTGACCGAGGAGGGCTACGAGGCCGTGTCGCTGGAGGAGCTGCTGCGCCGCTCCCAGGTGCTCTCGGTCCACGTGCCGCTCGTCCCGGCCACCCACCACCTCCTGGACGCCACCAGGCTCGCCCTCCTCCCGGAGCACGCGGTCGTCGTCAACACCTCCCGCGGCGGGGTCGTCGACACCGACGCGCTGGTCGACGCCCTGCGGTCCGGCCACCTGCTGGGGGCGGGCCTGGACGTCTTCGAGACCGAGCCGCTGCCCGCCGACCACCCGCTCACCGAGCTCGACCGCGTGGTGCTCACGCCGCACGCAGGCTTCTACACCGAGGAGTCCTACGCGGAGCTGAAGCGGCGCACGATCCAGAACGTGGTGGACGTCGTCGCCGGGCGACGTCCGCGGAACATCCTCAACCCGTCCGTCCTCGGAGGGACCCGATGA
- a CDS encoding amino acid ABC transporter permease, with protein MRRTTRQRLYRGVNYAIFAAVVVIVVVATDWERITNQFFRIDIAREQLPQIITIALKNTVLFTVISFVGGVVLGVVMALLKLSSVGPYRWFATAYIELFRGVPALLTIFAMAYMLPIALGLRVPGGQVGAGLVGLILVASAYMAEVIRSGIQAVPKGQTEAARSLGMSPARTMFWVVLPQGFRIVIPPMTNEFVLLLKDTSLLFIAGSTVLTKELTTFARDGLTTYANGTPLIMAAMLYLLVTIPLTRLVAWLERKMAKTR; from the coding sequence ATGCGCAGGACCACGCGTCAGCGCCTGTACCGGGGCGTCAACTACGCGATCTTCGCCGCGGTGGTGGTGATCGTCGTCGTCGCCACGGACTGGGAGCGCATCACCAACCAGTTCTTCCGCATCGACATCGCGCGGGAGCAGCTGCCCCAGATCATCACGATCGCCCTGAAGAACACCGTGCTGTTCACCGTGATCTCCTTCGTCGGCGGCGTGGTGCTGGGCGTGGTGATGGCGCTGCTGAAGCTCTCCTCGGTGGGGCCGTACCGGTGGTTCGCGACCGCCTACATCGAGCTCTTCCGCGGCGTGCCGGCCCTGCTGACGATCTTCGCGATGGCGTACATGCTCCCCATCGCGCTCGGGCTCCGGGTGCCGGGCGGGCAGGTCGGCGCCGGCCTGGTCGGTCTCATCCTGGTGGCGTCCGCGTACATGGCGGAGGTGATCCGCTCGGGCATCCAGGCCGTGCCCAAGGGCCAGACGGAGGCGGCGCGCTCGCTGGGGATGTCTCCGGCCCGGACGATGTTCTGGGTGGTGCTCCCGCAGGGTTTCCGCATCGTCATCCCGCCGATGACCAACGAGTTCGTGCTCCTGCTCAAGGACACCTCGCTGCTGTTCATCGCCGGGTCGACCGTGCTCACGAAGGAGCTGACCACCTTCGCGCGCGACGGCCTGACGACGTACGCGAACGGCACCCCGCTGATCATGGCGGCGATGCTCTACCTCCTCGTCACCATCCCGTTGACCCGGCTGGTCGCGTGGCTCGAGCGAAAGATGGCGAAGACCCGATGA
- a CDS encoding L-idonate 5-dehydrogenase has product MRAIVIHGKQDLREEEVPTPEPGEGQVRLRMAFGGICGSDLHYYYEGANGAFVVREPLVPGHEVSGTVDLDPSGELAPGTPVTVHPATFGTPEPGLENHRHLWPNGAYLGSASTWPHTQGGMSEYLLVTKDMVRVLPDSLPLRRAALAEPLAVGLHGIKLAGGVEGRTVLVSGSGPIGLLAAAGALAKGAAEVVATDVLPGPLERARALGVHRTIQVTEEEIPESAFDVVLECSGAPAAINAAIVATRRAGTYVQVGMVPNEPKGINLAPLISKEVTLHGSFRFNDEIDEAVRMLDATPGIEDVITHELPADRAVEAFAAAKDSQSSGKVVVSLWQDA; this is encoded by the coding sequence ATGAGAGCGATCGTCATCCACGGCAAGCAGGACCTGCGCGAGGAGGAGGTCCCGACCCCCGAGCCCGGCGAGGGGCAGGTGCGCCTGCGCATGGCGTTCGGCGGCATCTGCGGCTCCGACCTGCACTACTACTACGAGGGCGCCAACGGCGCGTTCGTGGTCCGCGAGCCGCTGGTGCCCGGCCACGAGGTCTCGGGCACCGTCGACCTCGACCCCTCGGGCGAGCTCGCCCCCGGCACCCCGGTCACCGTGCACCCGGCCACCTTCGGCACCCCCGAGCCCGGCCTGGAGAACCACCGCCACCTGTGGCCGAACGGCGCCTACCTCGGCAGCGCGTCCACCTGGCCGCACACCCAGGGCGGGATGAGCGAGTACCTCCTCGTCACCAAGGACATGGTGCGGGTGCTGCCGGACAGCCTGCCGCTGCGCCGCGCGGCCCTGGCCGAGCCCCTCGCCGTCGGCCTGCACGGCATCAAGCTCGCCGGCGGCGTCGAGGGCAGGACGGTCCTCGTCTCCGGCTCCGGCCCCATCGGGCTGCTCGCCGCTGCCGGCGCGCTCGCGAAGGGCGCCGCCGAGGTCGTCGCCACCGACGTCCTGCCCGGTCCGCTCGAGCGTGCCCGCGCGCTCGGCGTCCACCGGACCATCCAGGTCACCGAGGAGGAGATCCCGGAGTCCGCCTTCGACGTTGTCCTCGAGTGCTCCGGCGCCCCCGCGGCCATCAACGCCGCGATCGTGGCCACGCGCCGGGCCGGCACCTACGTCCAGGTCGGCATGGTCCCCAACGAGCCGAAGGGCATCAACCTCGCGCCCCTGATCTCCAAGGAGGTCACGCTCCACGGGTCCTTCCGCTTCAACGACGAGATCGACGAGGCCGTGCGGATGCTCGACGCCACCCCCGGCATCGAGGACGTCATCACCCACGAGCTCCCCGCCGACCGGGCCGTCGAGGCCTTCGCCGCCGCCAAGGACTCCCAGTCCTCCGGCAAGGTCGTCGTCTCCCTGTGGCAGGACGCATGA
- a CDS encoding sugar kinase — translation MTTAQPATTDATPLPEVLCIGETMAMVTSADAGPVATAETFTISPGGAESNLAQHLAELGVPTAWVSALGDDPLGDRVLAAIESSGVDTRWVVRDPCANTGVYVKDPGAKVYYYRRGSAASRLGPMHVSGWPVATARWVHVSGITPALSETCRALLPTVLDAARDAGAGVSFDVNYRPALWSTAEAAEVLRPLADRSDVVLVGRDEAETLWGTPTAEEIAALFPNAGRVVVKDGAVEAVELDRTDGTEVVTRVPARAVDVVEPVGAGDAFGGGYLAALLRGDGAEGRLALGHSLAAWVLGSPADYRSGHGPHVHL, via the coding sequence ATGACGACGGCGCAGCCGGCCACGACGGACGCGACGCCCCTTCCCGAGGTGCTCTGCATCGGCGAGACGATGGCGATGGTGACCTCGGCCGACGCGGGCCCGGTCGCGACGGCGGAGACCTTCACGATCTCCCCGGGCGGGGCCGAGTCGAACCTGGCCCAGCACCTCGCCGAGCTCGGCGTGCCGACGGCGTGGGTCTCCGCGCTCGGGGACGACCCCCTCGGCGACCGGGTGCTCGCGGCGATCGAATCCTCCGGCGTCGACACCCGGTGGGTGGTCCGCGACCCGTGCGCGAACACCGGCGTGTACGTGAAGGACCCGGGCGCGAAGGTCTACTACTACCGCAGGGGTTCCGCGGCCTCCCGGCTCGGGCCCATGCACGTGTCCGGGTGGCCGGTGGCGACGGCCCGCTGGGTGCACGTCTCCGGGATCACCCCGGCCCTGTCCGAGACGTGCCGCGCACTGCTCCCGACGGTGCTGGACGCCGCCCGGGACGCCGGTGCCGGGGTGTCCTTCGACGTCAACTACCGGCCCGCGCTGTGGTCGACGGCAGAGGCCGCCGAGGTGCTCCGCCCGCTCGCGGACCGCTCCGACGTCGTCCTGGTCGGCCGCGACGAGGCCGAGACGCTCTGGGGCACGCCCACCGCCGAGGAGATCGCGGCGCTCTTCCCGAACGCGGGCCGCGTCGTCGTCAAGGACGGCGCCGTCGAGGCCGTCGAGCTCGACCGCACGGACGGGACCGAGGTGGTCACCCGGGTCCCCGCCCGGGCCGTGGACGTGGTGGAGCCGGTGGGCGCCGGCGACGCGTTCGGCGGCGGCTACCTCGCGGCGCTGCTGCGCGGGGACGGCGCCGAGGGCCGCCTGGCGCTGGGCCACTCCCTCGCCGCCTGGGTGCTCGGCTCACCGGCCGACTACCGCTCCGGCCACGGCCCGCACGTGCACCTTTAG